tattactttaagtaattattcactgaaaaccttcTCGCTTGCCGAATCCTGAAATCTCACTAGttcattgaaaaaaattaaacagcatacaggtttggaccgACATGAGTGAgagaaaataatgaaagaattttaattacTGGGTGAACTACTCCTGAACAGTGGAAGCACAGTTGTTTTCTTATTTCCTTgatattttttctctctgtctagCGCACACATTGATATAAGTTGAAGGGCACAGTTATAGCAAGAATGAAGGAGAACAGCAAGGACAGGTATTGCTAATGTCTGCACTCAATCAAGTCCTCTGAAATGAGTTTCACTCGTTGTCATGGCACTGATTTTATGAATGGCTCCTACCTCTCTGAACCCTTCGTTTAGTGATGGCACATTTTCACCTTTAAAACTGCGAGGTTTCAGTGAAGGAAATGGCATCACTCTTGTCAATGGTGAATCCACCATTAACGTACGATTTCTTCTCACACTCTTCGTCATCCAGTGTGGTCTCTAGGGCAAAGGGGTTGGCTGCATCTACGTCTGACGTGAGGTCCATCCTCTCCAGCTCTTGCTTTGACAGCTTCTGGACTATTCCAGCACCATAGGCATCTCCCAGGACGTTAATCATGGTACGGAAGCGATCACTGTTTTGAAAGTTTTCGAGAATTGTGTAACAATGGTCAACTGAACTATTGCGTCATGTGTAGtgaaccatttctttttttaatttctgaTACTATTTAAATTATGCCTCAGTTAACAAAAAGTCAATCTGTTTTAAATTCAGTAAAATTTGGGTGTAAATAAAGCttatatacagtggggttcaaaactGTAATTTATTGTGCAAAACCTAATGATCCATATTATCCCAACATGATGAAGGAAATCTGACTTTTGTAcaaagttaacatggtcaatttcacaaaatctgaaatatttcattttacGTCAAAGTATGTcaaattttacattttctgtttattttcaggCTTAAATATTTTGAATCCAAGATTTTCATTTTGTACCCCCACTGTATGTCAGAATTTATTTTGTATCTGGGACTTTGGACATGGAATGTGAGAAACTTACAGCAGCCAATCAACAGCAACGATGAGGGTGACATCATTGGCAGGAAGCCCCACAGCCGTGAGTACTATCACCATGGTTACCAGCCCAGCATTTGGAACTCCTGCAGCACCAATGCTGGCTACTGTTGCTGTGATACTACAGAATAATCCAAACAAAccccaaaccaaaccaaaaaacaaacgaacaaaaccaaaccaaaaaccaaaccaagcaaaataaaaaacaaacaaatataaccaaaaaaataaaataaaaacccagCACAGaccaaaaccaaaccaaacaaaaacaataatttaagCCTCATTGCTTTATTCAAGGACTGTGCATCTTTTACAAAAAGCCACTTAACTGTATTAGAAACTCCTTATTAAAGTCTTACATCCCACTTACCTAATGGTAACAATCTGCCCAGCATCCAGGGCATAGTTGTTTAACTGGGCTATGAATATGGCAGCAACAGCTTCATAGAGGGCAGTACCATCCATGTTGATGGTGGCACCAACCGGAAGGACAAACCGGGTGATACGCTTGTCAATCCTATTGTTCTCCTCTGCACATCGGAAGGTGACTGGCAGGGTAGCTGAGCTGATATGGTAAAAACATTTATCGTAAAAGGCTTTATATGGTTACACAGTCAAACAGTCCCAATTCTTTGACTATTGTGAAGTTGAAAATGtcacttgtacacacacacacacacacacacacacacacacacacacacacaattgtttttctatcaTTGTGAGGACTCTCCATtaacttccatgcattttattttattttatacagatctaacaataATTTCTATCCTTTAtccctaaattaaaaaaaaattaaaaaaacattcgtttagtgtgtttaagcaatttgaatttcggggacactagaaatgtcatcataaaccacatttatagcattatacccttgtaatgaccagtttgtaacctaataaaaattattcatgaaccacccaaacctgcccacacacacacacacacacacacacacatagcatagCATCCCAGCTATaaacatcttaaaggaatagttcacccaaaaatttaaattctctcattatttactcaccctaatgccatcctagatgtgtgactttctttgttctgctgaacacaaacaaagatttttagaaaaatatctcagctctataggtccatacaatgcaagtgaatggtgaccaaaactttgaagctccaaaaagcgcataatggcagcataaaataatccttAATCCATAACTATTTTTTCACTGTTCATCTTGTCATCTCAGTCTCTAGGAACGATCATGatctcaagctcgattacacttcctagtgctttacGCATGTGCAGAGAGGCTGCTAAtgtaaagatttatagtgaaaaaggagttacattttagtctgttctcacccaaacccaaTTCGATcgcttcacatttatgcctttatgtgctttttggagattcaaagatttggtcaccattcacttccattgtatggacctacagagatgagacattcttctaaactcttaatttgtgttctgcagaagaaggaaagtcatacacatctggcttgaaggtgggtaaatgatgagagagttttcacttttgagtgaactatttctttaaaaatgtgacCAAAGCACAGCATTAAAGACTCTGTCTCGGAAAGTATATTATTCTGTACAAACAAAGTTAAACTTACAATGTGTGATTATAAGGACATTTTATGAATTCCAAATTGTGACAGAGTTGAAATAAacggtttttaaaatgttattgttagAGCTAGGAAGTTAGTGAGAAtttctaaccctaaccttaattTCAACAGTaactattttaaatgaaatgattaaaaaaagtaataaaagaaaATCTGAAACAAGACAGAAATGGCCCTGTTTCTTTAGACTGACTCATGTATTACCCTCATATGATAAATCTAACATCAAGAGTTTAGACACACCAATTTAGACAGACCaatgaaatgttacattttagttCAATTCTGTGGAGGGCTCCCTCCTTAATTTTGCTGCTTGGTGATGCGAGATTGCACTACACTTGATTTGATTCATCAAGACTTATTTTGCCCCTTTTTCAAAATATGCTATTGTAAAATTCAGATTCTTTGGCTCACCTTGAGGAAATCATGAGTGCTGTCACCAGGGCCTGTGCCATCCCCAAAGTGAAGGTGTATGGATTCTTCCTCACAAAGACAAAGTAGATAAGGGGGAGGAATATGATGGAATGGATGGCAAGTCTGTGGAGGCACAGTGGAAAtaagttttaaaacaaaatatttgtctGCAGAAAGTAGTGCATTATCATATGATCAGAATTAACATTAGAATAAAGAGActtcattataatatatatatgattataatttttttaaataaagatacaCGTTTAGTCAATTATTGCTTTCATTTAGGTGGGGAATCAACACAATTTTGACCAAGGGCATTTGGATTTATGTCCTCTCTAGTCTCAAGAGCTAAACAATTTTCTGTATGACTCAGGAATGTGTAACCCAAACTTGTCGTTTCGGTCTATTCCGCATAATTgcaaattacatttgtttaacTGCAGCAATAGAAAAGACTGACTGGTAGCATTATAGCACTCAAGCTAGTGGACATTTGAAGTTATTGGAATGTATTATAACTACATCTGCAGCTTGAGCAGATTTAAATGTCCTTGGCCTTATCTGTGTATGGACAGAGCTGTTATTAAACTGTATCTAATCGGCTAGCCTAACAGCAGTAGTAAATCAGCTCCACTGGTGATCAACAAGGGAACATTAAAGATCCTTCACCCGCTGAGCACCGTGACCATGTACAGGCCCATCTTCTTGAAGATTTCCCAGTCTTCCACCTCAATGATCTTGGCAGCGATCAGGAACAAGATGCCGATAGGCATGTAACTGCAAAATAAAATTCATAAAGGGTCATTCAATTCATAATCAAAATGACTCAAAACCCCAAGCAACATCACACCTCAAATGATtttcacagtaaaacaaaattgtatttaaccctttaagcttggatcggcctgctgttgaaaataattataaaaatattaataactacagtattGACCAAGACAAAATAGTGTTGTCAAGACAAAACCatgctatctggctaaaacacGTTATTATCCTGGATCAGGTGACTTCATAGGAAATTATGTAGTATGTTGTCCAGCATCATAGAACACTAAACCATCGTATTAGGCTTCTGATTGCTGCAACaggaggtggaagtcatccaaatatgggcagagaggatcgttcactcaCATTGCATATGGCCACCATAAAGTACATGATGCAGAGTCAATAATGCATACTGTGGAAGGATCTTGGTACGTGGGCAATGggggagtcaggagacaacgaagcaggttcaaggtcagtccttgACCTGAAGTCCCTTTattttggcctttttttttttaacacaattgaCTGTAACCATCAAAAActcagaaataataaaataaagcaagACAATGGtcttttgtttctctctctctctctggtttgGGAGTGTTTtgttttctagcccctctctctgACGCTCTGGCGT
The sequence above is a segment of the Xyrauchen texanus isolate HMW12.3.18 chromosome 2, RBS_HiC_50CHRs, whole genome shotgun sequence genome. Coding sequences within it:
- the slc1a1 gene encoding excitatory amino acid transporter 3, which produces MAMLGKKERRGRDVKGLLKKNWVLIATIASVILGIGLGVVVRDYASLSQLEKQYFGFPGEILMRMLKLVILPLIVSSMITGVAALDSEVSGRIGLRAVVYYLSTTVIAVILGIVLVMTIKPGVSQNVENIERAGNSPNVTTMDTLLDLVRNMFPENLVQACFQQYKTQRKEFEPPKININTTVTATFPPLTTIITTVAQNLTKDYKIVGMYSDGINVLGLIVFCVTFGLVIGKMGERGCILLEFFDALNEATMRLVHIIMCYMPIGILFLIAAKIIEVEDWEIFKKMGLYMVTVLSGLAIHSIIFLPLIYFVFVRKNPYTFTLGMAQALVTALMISSSSATLPVTFRCAEENNRIDKRITRFVLPVGATINMDGTALYEAVAAIFIAQLNNYALDAGQIVTISITATVASIGAAGVPNAGLVTMVIVLTAVGLPANDVTLIVAVDWLLDRFRTMINVLGDAYGAGIVQKLSKQELERMDLTSDVDAANPFALETTLDDEECEKKSYVNGGFTIDKSDAISFTETSQF